A single window of Dichotomicrobium thermohalophilum DNA harbors:
- a CDS encoding nicotinamidase: protein MIDPRETLREGDALLVIDVQNDFCPGGALEIPEGHKIIPPLNKWIAAARELGVPIYASRDWHPERHPSFEPHGGPWPPHCVQDTEGAAFHDEVDVGDAIVVTKGTRFDKDQYSAFDETGLAEELRRRGIKRVWIGGLAQDVCVKATAIDAAKAGFETHVLPEATLPVTPEGGAEAVAEMRKAGVTIES from the coding sequence ATGATTGATCCGCGCGAAACCCTGCGGGAGGGCGATGCCCTGCTGGTCATCGACGTGCAGAACGACTTCTGCCCCGGCGGCGCGCTGGAAATCCCCGAGGGGCACAAGATCATCCCGCCGCTGAACAAGTGGATCGCCGCGGCCAGGGAGCTTGGCGTTCCCATCTACGCGTCGCGCGACTGGCACCCGGAACGGCATCCGAGCTTTGAGCCCCATGGCGGGCCATGGCCGCCGCATTGCGTGCAGGACACAGAGGGCGCGGCGTTCCACGACGAGGTGGACGTCGGTGACGCCATCGTCGTGACCAAGGGCACACGGTTCGACAAGGACCAGTATTCCGCCTTCGACGAAACCGGGCTGGCCGAGGAACTCAGGCGCCGCGGCATCAAGCGCGTCTGGATCGGCGGGCTGGCGCAGGATGTTTGCGTGAAGGCGACGGCGATCGACGCGGCCAAGGCCGGCTTTGAGACGCATGTGCTGCCCGAGGCGACCCTGCCGGTCACGCCGGAAGGCGGCGCCGAAGCGGTCGCCGAGATGCGCAAGGCCGGCGTCACGATCGAGAGTTGA
- a CDS encoding zinc metalloprotease HtpX, with translation MTSLFAAIDDNVPPKLRNLLHSIVLVGGIAALTALCAYLLFGGAGVVWTFVSVAIVLLLGPRVAPEAIMRMYNAQRVPPGQGGALMRVINALARRAGLEVQPKVYIIPSNMMNAFATGRRDDASIGVTTGLLNRLSTRELAGVLAHEISHVRNGDLYIMGIADILSRLTLFMSYLAVFLVAVNLPLVMMGEKTVPWSAVLLLYFAPTISAVLQLALSRAREYDADLEGARLSGDPDALASALIKLERYQGQFWENIFMPGRKNPAPSLLRSHPKTEDRVERLRDLDKRDLEPLPLPTSPFEQLAELGRFFGGPRYHWISGLWY, from the coding sequence ATGACTTCTCTGTTTGCGGCAATTGACGACAATGTGCCCCCGAAGCTGCGCAATCTTCTACACTCGATCGTGCTGGTCGGCGGCATTGCAGCGCTGACGGCGCTCTGCGCGTACTTGCTTTTCGGCGGTGCGGGCGTCGTCTGGACGTTCGTGTCCGTGGCGATCGTGCTGCTGCTTGGGCCTCGCGTTGCGCCGGAAGCGATCATGCGCATGTACAATGCGCAGCGCGTGCCGCCGGGCCAGGGCGGCGCGCTCATGCGGGTCATCAACGCGCTGGCGCGACGCGCCGGGCTGGAGGTGCAGCCGAAGGTCTACATCATCCCCAGCAACATGATGAACGCTTTTGCGACCGGACGTCGCGACGACGCCTCGATCGGCGTGACGACGGGGCTTCTGAACCGCCTTTCGACCCGCGAGCTGGCCGGCGTGCTGGCGCACGAGATCAGCCATGTCCGCAACGGCGACCTGTATATCATGGGCATCGCCGATATTCTCAGCCGGCTGACGCTGTTCATGAGCTATCTCGCGGTATTTCTCGTGGCCGTCAATCTGCCGCTGGTGATGATGGGCGAAAAGACCGTTCCGTGGTCTGCGGTCCTGTTGCTCTATTTTGCGCCGACCATCTCGGCGGTGCTGCAGTTGGCGCTGTCGCGGGCCCGGGAATACGATGCGGATCTCGAAGGCGCGCGGCTTTCGGGCGACCCGGACGCGCTGGCCTCTGCGCTGATAAAGCTGGAGCGGTATCAAGGCCAGTTCTGGGAAAATATCTTCATGCCGGGGCGGAAGAACCCGGCGCCGTCCCTGCTGCGCTCGCATCCGAAGACCGAAGACCGGGTCGAGCGGCTGCGCGACCTGGACAAGCGTGATCTGGAGCCGTTGCCGCTGCCGACCAGCCCGTTCGAGCAGCTTGCGGAACTGGGACGCTTTTTCGGAGGGCCGCGTTATCATTGGATAAGCGGGCTGTGGTATTAA
- a CDS encoding DUF423 domain-containing protein, whose amino-acid sequence MSYRFWVFAAAALGMLGVLAGSVGAHALLGYPPEAKRVFDTALRYHIMHVPALLAVAWLASLDARRKAGSGWLTQIAGVAFIAGVALFSGVLYLRTVSGLSIGLPLPPIGGLMLIIGWVAMALAAFGLPDLRGPAQGERNQSDD is encoded by the coding sequence ATGTCGTACAGGTTCTGGGTCTTTGCCGCCGCGGCGCTGGGGATGCTCGGCGTCCTCGCCGGCTCGGTCGGGGCTCACGCCCTTCTCGGCTATCCGCCCGAGGCCAAGCGTGTTTTCGATACCGCTCTGCGCTACCACATCATGCATGTGCCCGCGCTTCTTGCCGTAGCCTGGCTGGCCTCGCTCGATGCGCGGCGCAAGGCCGGAAGTGGCTGGCTGACCCAGATCGCCGGCGTGGCGTTCATCGCGGGCGTCGCGCTGTTCTCCGGGGTCTTGTACCTGCGAACCGTCTCAGGCCTGTCGATCGGCCTGCCGCTTCCCCCGATTGGCGGCCTGATGCTGATCATAGGCTGGGTGGCAATGGCGCTGGCCGCGTTCGGGTTGCCCGATTTACGCGGGCCGGCGCAAGGTGAAAGGAATCAGAGCGATGATTGA
- a CDS encoding ABCB family ABC transporter ATP-binding protein/permease gives MRSFAQKSPAPTGEELLSERSSHWSVLRALAPYVWPDDRPDLRLRVVLAVIALVLAKVITVTTPLAYKAAVDWLTGNASGEDAVSASTLAYLPIVLILAYGAGRVLMIGFNQLRDVLFTRVGQNAVRALSNQVFRHLHRMSLRFHLERRTGGLSRVIERGKSAVELIIRMGVLNSVPTVLELTLVCGMLTYYFGPEYALVILMTVAVYILFTFKASEWRMAIRRELNASDNDASTKAIDSLLNYETVKYFGNEGWESRRFDTSMARYENAAIRTYYTLGLLNAGQALIFSIGLTVCMLMSANGVAAGTQTVGDFVLINSLLIQLYIPLNFMGMVYREIKQGLVDIETMFALLEKDPEITDKPGAKPLVVEDGTIRFEDVEFSYDGKRPTLRGVDFTVPAGEMVAIVGPTGAGKSTISRLLFRFYDVSGGRILIDGQDIRNVTQESLRAAIGIVPQDTVLFNDTIEYNIRYGRPDATDEEVREAARMAQIDGFIRDLPDGYQSMVGERGLKLSGGEKQRVAIARTILKSPPILMLDEATSALDSHTEKEIQDAFDRVAENRTTLVIAHRLSTIVHADNIIVLDNGRIVEQGRHTDLLARDGLYASMWRRQREAEAARERLAEVGEDGDQVVPSFYSEPAE, from the coding sequence TTGAGGAGTTTCGCCCAAAAATCCCCCGCACCGACGGGTGAGGAGCTGCTTTCCGAGCGCAGCAGCCACTGGTCCGTGTTGCGGGCACTTGCACCCTATGTCTGGCCCGATGACCGCCCTGATCTCCGCTTGCGCGTGGTGCTGGCGGTTATCGCGCTGGTGCTCGCCAAGGTCATTACCGTCACCACACCGCTGGCCTACAAGGCGGCAGTCGACTGGCTCACGGGCAACGCCAGCGGCGAAGACGCCGTAAGCGCCAGCACCCTGGCTTACCTGCCGATCGTCCTGATCCTCGCTTACGGCGCCGGGCGGGTGCTGATGATCGGCTTCAATCAGCTCCGCGACGTTCTCTTCACCCGCGTCGGCCAGAACGCCGTGCGCGCGCTGTCAAACCAGGTCTTCCGGCATCTGCATCGCATGTCCCTGCGCTTTCATCTTGAGCGGCGCACGGGGGGCCTGAGCCGCGTGATCGAGCGCGGGAAGTCGGCGGTCGAACTCATCATCCGCATGGGCGTGCTCAACTCCGTGCCAACAGTCCTGGAGCTGACGCTCGTCTGCGGCATGCTCACCTACTATTTCGGCCCGGAATATGCGCTGGTCATCCTGATGACCGTGGCGGTCTACATACTCTTCACTTTCAAGGCCAGCGAATGGCGCATGGCGATCCGCCGCGAGCTGAACGCCTCCGACAACGACGCGAGCACCAAGGCGATCGACAGCCTGCTGAACTACGAGACCGTCAAATATTTCGGAAACGAGGGCTGGGAATCACGGCGCTTTGACACCTCGATGGCGCGGTATGAAAATGCGGCGATCCGCACCTATTACACGCTCGGCCTGCTCAATGCAGGCCAGGCGTTGATTTTCAGCATTGGGCTGACGGTGTGCATGCTGATGTCGGCGAATGGCGTCGCGGCCGGGACGCAGACGGTCGGCGATTTCGTGCTCATCAACTCGCTGCTGATCCAGCTCTACATTCCGCTCAACTTCATGGGCATGGTCTACCGGGAGATCAAACAGGGGCTGGTGGACATCGAGACAATGTTCGCGCTGCTGGAAAAGGACCCGGAGATCACCGACAAGCCCGGCGCAAAACCGCTCGTTGTGGAGGACGGCACGATCCGCTTCGAAGACGTCGAATTCTCCTATGACGGTAAGCGCCCTACTCTGCGCGGCGTGGACTTCACCGTGCCGGCCGGGGAGATGGTTGCCATCGTCGGCCCCACTGGCGCGGGCAAGTCGACCATCTCGCGGCTGTTGTTCCGTTTCTACGACGTGAGCGGCGGTCGTATCCTCATCGACGGGCAGGACATCCGCAACGTGACGCAGGAGAGCTTGCGCGCGGCGATCGGCATCGTCCCGCAGGACACGGTCCTGTTCAACGACACCATCGAATACAACATCCGCTACGGCCGGCCGGACGCTACCGACGAGGAAGTCCGGGAGGCCGCGCGCATGGCGCAGATCGACGGGTTCATTCGCGACTTGCCTGATGGCTACCAGTCGATGGTCGGCGAGCGCGGCCTCAAGCTTTCGGGCGGCGAAAAGCAGCGCGTGGCCATCGCCCGCACGATCCTGAAAAGCCCGCCGATCCTGATGCTGGACGAGGCGACCTCCGCGCTCGACAGCCACACGGAAAAGGAAATCCAGGACGCCTTCGACCGGGTCGCCGAAAACCGCACCACGCTGGTGATCGCGCATCGCCTCTCAACGATCGTTCACGCCGATAACATCATCGTGCTGGATAATGGGCGAATCGTTGAGCAGGGGCGTCATACGGACCTGCTGGCGCGGGATGGCCTCTACGCCAGCATGTGGCGTCGCCAGCGCGAGGCCGAGGCAGCCCGCGAGCGCCTCGCCGAGGTGGGCGAGGACGGCGATCAGGTCGTGCCGTCGTTTTACAGCGAGCCGGCCGAATAG
- the pssA gene encoding CDP-diacylglycerol--serine O-phosphatidyltransferase: MSDGADKGNGRDRAGRRRVFLKRGTQVPVRALIPNLVTLLALCAGLTAIRMAIDARYELAIAAILLAAVLDALDGRLARMLKATSRFGAELDSLADFVNFGVAPAVILYVWAFVSVPSLGWLAALVFALCTALRLARFNTELDEVRPRWRAAYSTGVPAPAGAIVVLLPFYAAGIGAPEGPVLTAFAFLHTCIMAGLLVSWQPTFSGKSAGRNIDRKYVLPLFAVAATFAAVLATYPYLSLLAGSLAYLVSIPIAGRRFAARQESETASETPSAVPGEPATTTAPSEIRADDPARPH; encoded by the coding sequence TTGAGCGACGGCGCGGACAAGGGGAACGGCAGGGATCGCGCAGGCAGGCGTCGCGTCTTTCTCAAGCGCGGCACGCAGGTGCCCGTTCGGGCGCTGATCCCCAATCTCGTGACCCTTCTGGCCCTGTGTGCGGGGCTGACAGCGATCCGCATGGCGATCGACGCACGCTATGAGCTTGCCATCGCAGCGATCCTCTTGGCGGCCGTGCTCGACGCGCTGGATGGCCGGCTGGCCCGAATGCTCAAGGCCACCTCGCGTTTTGGCGCGGAACTGGACAGCCTCGCGGATTTCGTCAATTTCGGGGTCGCGCCCGCGGTGATCCTCTATGTCTGGGCGTTCGTGTCGGTGCCGAGCCTGGGTTGGCTGGCGGCACTGGTCTTCGCGCTGTGTACGGCGCTACGCCTGGCCCGCTTCAATACCGAGCTGGATGAGGTGCGACCGCGATGGCGGGCAGCCTATTCCACCGGCGTGCCTGCACCGGCCGGGGCGATTGTCGTGCTGCTGCCGTTCTACGCGGCGGGGATCGGGGCGCCTGAAGGCCCCGTTCTCACCGCCTTCGCCTTCCTGCATACCTGCATCATGGCTGGGTTGCTGGTCAGCTGGCAGCCAACCTTTTCGGGAAAATCGGCGGGCCGCAACATTGACCGCAAATATGTCCTGCCGCTGTTCGCGGTCGCAGCAACCTTCGCCGCGGTCCTTGCCACTTATCCGTATCTGAGCCTGCTGGCCGGTTCGCTCGCCTATCTGGTGTCGATCCCGATTGCCGGGCGCCGGTTCGCCGCGCGGCAAGAGTCGGAAACCGCGTCTGAGACACCCTCAGCTGTGCCTGGCGAGCCTGCTACGACGACCGCACCCAGCGAAATCCGGGCTGACGACCCAGCCCGACCGCACTAG
- a CDS encoding phosphatidylserine decarboxylase has translation MSDSKPSHKSIWDSVVGAFDPIHREGYKFIIISALATLVLFLIWPPLGWIALIVTLAMAYFFRDPSRATPVADNLLIAPADGKLIAIRRRPPPPELSALGEAPMTVFSTFLSLFNVHVVRAPVSGRVISSRHEPGLFLNAESEEASEQNERQAMVIERPDGERIGVVLIAGYVARRIVPFVKEGDTLSAGQRIGIIRFGSRVDVYAPGERKMMVGENQRMVGGETVLTDLAGMPSGYEVRVR, from the coding sequence ATGAGCGACTCCAAGCCATCACACAAATCTATTTGGGACTCCGTCGTCGGTGCGTTCGACCCGATCCACCGCGAGGGCTACAAGTTCATCATCATCAGCGCGCTCGCGACGCTGGTGCTGTTCCTGATCTGGCCGCCGCTGGGCTGGATCGCACTGATCGTCACGCTGGCGATGGCCTATTTCTTCCGCGACCCATCGCGCGCCACGCCGGTGGCCGACAACCTTTTGATCGCCCCGGCAGACGGCAAGCTGATCGCGATTCGCCGCCGCCCGCCTCCCCCGGAGCTTAGCGCGCTGGGCGAAGCGCCAATGACCGTGTTTTCGACCTTCCTGTCCCTTTTCAACGTTCACGTGGTGCGCGCCCCGGTGAGCGGCAGAGTGATTTCCTCGCGCCACGAGCCGGGCCTTTTCCTGAACGCGGAGTCGGAGGAAGCCTCGGAGCAGAACGAGCGCCAAGCCATGGTGATCGAGCGGCCGGACGGTGAGCGCATCGGCGTCGTGCTGATCGCCGGCTATGTCGCGCGGCGGATTGTGCCGTTCGTGAAGGAAGGCGACACCCTGAGCGCGGGCCAGCGCATCGGCATCATCCGCTTCGGTAGCCGGGTTGACGTCTATGCCCCTGGCGAGCGCAAGATGATGGTCGGCGAGAACCAGCGCATGGTGGGCGGCGAGACGGTCCTGACGGACCTGGCCGGCATGCCTTCTGGCTATGAGGTGCGGGTGCGTTGA
- a CDS encoding LysM peptidoglycan-binding domain-containing protein, with protein sequence MDWFGRVLLLALLVAAGIATWALFDGESWWRSQTGELAVETAGPTVESPLPTERNTQKQPEAADKGPSRPAFDIVRVEDSGEVVIAGVAPAGWTVRVETPERVIGKVKAGFDGSWVLLPEAPLPAGDHSLSVTALAPDGSETVRGAERVAVSVSPESAPAVVALSQDNQPTRILQSGQPVAIATESLKSAEQRTITFSAVDYEDKQQTGRLYLSGTAAPGARIALYLDNRFIGSTQAEVDGSWAFALTDILDGGQHLLRADHVDLDRGDVLSRAEVRFNPEAVTVASVQGGETRMARSTEDSIAQEQRLSKPIDEGEATPAETASADARQPKEPRKSAIIVKRGDTLWHIAEEHYGSGVRYTKIFRNNREQIRNPHRIYPGQHFELPR encoded by the coding sequence ATGGATTGGTTTGGACGCGTATTGCTTTTGGCCCTGCTGGTCGCTGCGGGCATCGCGACATGGGCGTTGTTCGATGGCGAGAGTTGGTGGCGCTCGCAGACGGGCGAGCTTGCGGTCGAAACGGCTGGGCCGACCGTTGAAAGTCCCCTGCCAACAGAGCGGAATACGCAAAAGCAGCCCGAAGCTGCCGATAAAGGGCCCTCGCGGCCGGCTTTCGACATCGTGCGTGTGGAGGATTCCGGCGAGGTGGTGATCGCGGGCGTCGCGCCGGCGGGCTGGACCGTACGCGTGGAGACGCCGGAGCGCGTGATCGGCAAGGTGAAGGCCGGCTTCGACGGCTCCTGGGTACTGCTCCCCGAAGCGCCGCTGCCTGCCGGCGATCATTCCCTTAGCGTAACCGCGCTTGCGCCGGATGGCTCCGAGACGGTCAGGGGCGCCGAGCGCGTCGCCGTTTCCGTGTCGCCGGAGAGTGCGCCAGCCGTCGTGGCGCTGTCGCAGGATAACCAGCCGACGCGGATACTGCAGTCCGGCCAGCCCGTTGCGATCGCCACGGAAAGCCTGAAATCTGCGGAACAGCGGACGATCACGTTTTCTGCCGTCGACTACGAGGACAAGCAACAGACCGGCCGGCTCTATCTGAGCGGCACGGCCGCGCCGGGCGCGCGGATCGCGCTTTATCTCGATAACCGCTTCATCGGCTCGACCCAGGCCGAGGTGGACGGGTCCTGGGCGTTTGCGCTGACCGATATTCTCGATGGGGGACAGCACTTGCTGCGCGCTGATCACGTCGATCTCGACCGCGGCGACGTTCTGTCGCGCGCCGAGGTCCGCTTCAATCCGGAGGCAGTGACCGTCGCTTCAGTGCAGGGCGGCGAAACTCGCATGGCACGCTCGACCGAGGACAGCATCGCGCAGGAGCAACGGCTGAGCAAACCGATCGACGAGGGAGAGGCCACACCGGCGGAAACGGCATCTGCTGACGCTAGGCAGCCGAAAGAGCCTCGTAAAAGCGCAATCATTGTCAAGCGCGGCGACACGCTCTGGCATATCGCCGAGGAGCATTACGGCAGCGGCGTACGCTACACCAAAATCTTCCGCAACAACCGCGAGCAGATCCGCAATCCGCACCGGATCTATCCGGGCCAGCACTTCGAGCTACCCCGCTAG
- a CDS encoding TIGR00730 family Rossman fold protein produces MSQTSALSETIRSVCVYCGSGCGTNPRYVEAARQLGKDLAGSNIRLTYGGGSNGLMGTVARAVMEHGGAVTGIIPESLVAIEKPYEDLNELVVTRDLHERKMLMFKRSDAFVALPGGIGTLEELVEQLTWVQLAHHQKPVVIVNTDDYWRQFLDLMEQMRAEGFIREGLEPAFHVLEEAASVVPFLLAHGSSQAVSSLDHLA; encoded by the coding sequence ATGAGCCAGACAAGCGCGCTCAGCGAAACCATCAGGAGCGTCTGCGTCTATTGCGGGTCCGGCTGCGGAACAAATCCGCGCTATGTCGAGGCGGCCCGCCAGTTGGGCAAGGACCTGGCGGGATCCAACATCCGTCTCACCTATGGCGGGGGCAGCAACGGGCTGATGGGCACGGTCGCCCGCGCTGTCATGGAACATGGCGGTGCGGTGACCGGGATTATCCCTGAGAGCCTGGTTGCAATTGAGAAGCCCTACGAAGATCTGAATGAGCTGGTCGTTACCAGGGACCTCCACGAGCGCAAGATGCTGATGTTCAAGCGCTCGGATGCCTTCGTCGCACTGCCCGGCGGCATTGGCACACTGGAGGAGTTGGTCGAGCAGCTCACCTGGGTGCAGCTTGCGCATCACCAGAAACCGGTCGTGATCGTGAACACGGATGATTACTGGCGCCAGTTCCTCGATCTTATGGAGCAGATGCGTGCGGAAGGCTTCATCCGCGAGGGACTGGAACCCGCCTTTCACGTGCTGGAGGAGGCCGCATCCGTGGTGCCGTTCCTGCTGGCACATGGCTCCAGCCAAGCGGTGAGCAGCCTCGATCACCTTGCTTGA
- a CDS encoding gamma-butyrobetaine hydroxylase-like domain-containing protein, producing the protein MNQQDQSATVHPEEIRLNPDKDQLTVTFPDATYTLTAEMLRVTSPSAEVQGHSPSERVTVGGKRDVKITRIEPVGNYAVKLVFSDGHDTGIFSWSYLRKLGVERDEIWQQYLNELAEKGLSRDK; encoded by the coding sequence ATGAACCAACAGGACCAGAGCGCGACGGTGCACCCGGAAGAGATCCGGCTGAACCCCGACAAGGATCAGCTCACGGTCACCTTCCCCGACGCTACCTACACGCTGACCGCAGAGATGCTGCGCGTAACAAGCCCAAGCGCCGAGGTGCAGGGCCACAGCCCATCCGAACGCGTCACGGTCGGAGGCAAACGCGACGTGAAAATCACGCGGATCGAGCCGGTCGGCAACTATGCCGTGAAGCTGGTTTTCAGCGACGGGCACGACACCGGAATCTTCTCCTGGAGCTATCTCCGCAAGCTCGGCGTGGAGCGCGACGAGATTTGGCAGCAGTACCTGAACGAGTTGGCGGAAAAGGGTTTAAGCCGGGACAAATGA
- a CDS encoding nicotinate phosphoribosyltransferase: protein MAETDGPARTDALFTDLYELTMMQSYYAEDMHDRAAFSLFVRELPENRNYLLAAGLDDALSYLENLRFDDADIAYLRELGQFTPDFLDWLKDFRFTGNVYAVPEGTPVFENEPLLEVEAPIAQAQLVETAVMNIVHVQTLLASKAARVVEAAKGKAVVDFGARRIHGRDAAIKAARAYHIAGVNATSNVEAGRAYGIEVSGTMAHSYIEAFANEAEAFAAFTRSYPETVLLVDTYDTVQGVQNVIDLARKLGEDFQVRAIRLDSGDLLALSRKARAMLDEAGLQDVGVFASGGLDEYKIAELLEAGAPIDGFGVGTAMGVSEDAPSLEIAYKLTAYAGQGRLKLSPGKASYPGLKQVFRHESPEGHAIRDTLALHSESLEGRPLSECVMREGKRLKPDTDLNAIRTYAAEQIAALPPEIRAIQPADPPYPVKISTKLEAYTEEVRTYLKGLERRTSGINSRS from the coding sequence ATGGCCGAGACCGACGGCCCGGCGCGCACAGACGCGCTGTTCACCGATCTCTACGAGCTGACGATGATGCAGTCCTACTATGCCGAGGACATGCATGATCGTGCGGCGTTCTCGCTGTTCGTACGGGAGTTGCCGGAGAACCGCAATTATCTGCTCGCCGCAGGCCTGGACGACGCCCTGTCCTATCTTGAAAACCTCCGCTTTGACGACGCGGACATCGCCTATCTGCGCGAGTTGGGGCAGTTCACGCCGGATTTCCTTGATTGGCTGAAGGATTTCCGCTTCACGGGCAATGTCTATGCCGTGCCGGAGGGCACGCCGGTCTTCGAAAACGAGCCTCTCCTTGAGGTCGAGGCGCCGATCGCTCAGGCGCAGCTCGTCGAGACGGCGGTGATGAATATCGTCCATGTCCAGACGCTGCTTGCGAGCAAGGCCGCGCGCGTCGTCGAGGCTGCGAAGGGCAAGGCCGTCGTGGATTTCGGCGCCCGGCGCATTCACGGGCGCGATGCGGCGATCAAAGCTGCGCGCGCCTATCATATCGCCGGGGTCAACGCGACCTCCAACGTCGAGGCGGGCCGGGCCTACGGCATCGAGGTCTCCGGCACCATGGCGCACAGCTACATCGAGGCCTTTGCCAACGAGGCCGAAGCATTTGCCGCCTTCACGCGCAGCTATCCCGAGACGGTGCTGCTCGTCGACACCTACGACACGGTGCAGGGTGTCCAGAACGTGATCGACTTGGCGCGCAAGCTCGGCGAGGATTTCCAGGTGCGCGCGATCCGGCTGGACAGCGGCGATCTTCTGGCGTTGAGCCGCAAGGCCCGCGCCATGCTGGACGAGGCCGGGCTGCAGGATGTCGGCGTCTTCGCCAGCGGCGGGCTGGACGAATACAAGATCGCCGAGTTGTTGGAGGCCGGTGCGCCGATCGACGGCTTTGGCGTCGGTACGGCTATGGGCGTATCGGAGGATGCGCCCTCTCTGGAGATCGCCTACAAGCTGACGGCGTACGCAGGGCAGGGGCGGCTCAAGCTGTCGCCGGGCAAGGCGTCATATCCCGGTCTCAAGCAGGTGTTTCGCCACGAGTCGCCGGAGGGGCACGCGATCCGCGACACGCTGGCCCTGCACAGCGAGTCCCTTGAAGGCCGCCCATTGTCCGAATGCGTCATGCGCGAGGGCAAGCGGCTGAAGCCCGACACGGACCTGAACGCGATCCGCACCTACGCCGCCGAACAAATCGCGGCACTGCCGCCGGAGATCCGCGCGATCCAACCGGCCGACCCGCCTTACCCGGTGAAGATCAGCACCAAACTCGAAGCCTACACGGAAGAGGTCCGCACCTACCTCAAGGGGCTGGAGCGCCGTACATCGGGCATCAACTCTCGATCGTGA